Proteins from a single region of Salipiger sp. H15:
- a CDS encoding alpha/beta fold hydrolase — MAEPLVLLPESMCDARLYWPQIAELSHEMAVMVAPVHLGDRIEEIASNLLDVLPRRFALAGCGFGGMVAIELQRRAPDRVARFMLIGSSPLADTPQQAADRERLVIKARAGKFDEAIEGLLPRESFAAGPFRAEIMALVREMAEGFGPDILVRQARALQKRRDQQAVMVKLRVPTMIVAGTQDTLYPEKRQSVLAELVPGAVLRMIPGTGHLPMLEDPAALCAAIRDWMRLPAAR, encoded by the coding sequence ATGGCTGAGCCCCTCGTCCTGCTGCCCGAATCCATGTGCGACGCGCGGCTCTACTGGCCGCAGATCGCCGAGCTGTCGCACGAGATGGCGGTGATGGTCGCGCCGGTGCATCTCGGCGACCGCATCGAGGAGATCGCCTCGAACCTGCTCGACGTGCTGCCCCGCCGCTTCGCGCTGGCGGGCTGCGGATTCGGCGGCATGGTGGCGATCGAGCTGCAACGCCGCGCGCCCGACCGGGTGGCGCGGTTCATGCTGATCGGCAGCTCGCCCCTTGCCGACACGCCGCAGCAGGCCGCCGACCGCGAGCGGCTGGTGATCAAGGCCCGCGCCGGCAAGTTCGACGAGGCCATCGAGGGGCTGCTCCCGCGCGAGAGCTTTGCCGCCGGCCCCTTCCGCGCCGAGATCATGGCGCTGGTCCGCGAGATGGCCGAGGGATTCGGGCCCGACATCCTCGTGCGGCAGGCGCGCGCCCTGCAGAAGCGGCGCGACCAGCAGGCGGTCATGGTCAAGCTGCGCGTGCCGACGATGATCGTCGCCGGCACGCAGGACACGCTCTATCCCGAGAAGCGCCAGAGCGTGCTCGCAGAGCTGGTTCCCGGCGCGGTGCTGCGGATGATTCCCGGCACCGGCCACCTGCCGATGCTCGAGGATCCCGCCGCCCTCTGCGCCGCGATCCGCGACTGGATGCGCCTGCCCGCGGCGCGCTGA